A genomic stretch from Oncorhynchus gorbuscha isolate QuinsamMale2020 ecotype Even-year linkage group LG20, OgorEven_v1.0, whole genome shotgun sequence includes:
- the LOC124006754 gene encoding transcription factor BTF3, with translation MKEIIMNQEKLAKLQAQVRIGGKGTARRKKKVVHRTATADDKKLQFSLKKLGVNNISGIEEVNMFTNQGTVIHFNNPKVQASLAANTFTITGHAETKQLTEMLPSILNQLGADSLTSLRRLAEALPKQAGDGKAPIAPIEEEDDDVPDLVENFDEASKDEAN, from the exons ATGAAAGAAATAATAATGAATCAAGAAAAACTTGCCAAACTTCAGGCACAAGTCCGCATTGGCGGCAAG GGCACCGCTCGCAGAAAGAAGAAGGTCGTGCACAGAACTGCAACAGCAGATGACAAGAAACTTCAGTTCTCCCTAAAGAAACTAGGCGTCAACAACATCTCTGGTATCGAAGAG GTGAACATGTTTACGAACCAGGGGACAGTGATCCACTTCAACAACCCCAAAGTGCAGGCCTCCCTGGCAGCCAACACCTTCACAATCACTGGCCACGCCGAAACCAAGCAGCTGACAGAGATGCTGCCCAGCATCCTCAACCAGCTGGGAGCAGACAGCCTGACAAGCCTCCGGAGACTGGCTGAGGCTCTACCCAAACAGG CTGGAGATGGAAAAGCACCAATTGCCCccatagaggaagaggatgatgatgTTCCAG ATCTGGTGGAGAATTTCGATGAGGCTTCCAAGGACGAGGCAAACTAA
- the LOC124006755 gene encoding ankyrin repeat family A protein 2-like: protein MDKGLVPSRTSSVSEEMEGICVMPDMSGIKSEHPGGSADNTGAQNVAMGIKFILPNRFDMNVCSRFVKSLNEEDSKNIQDQVNSDLEVASVLFKAECNIQTSPSPGIQVRHVYTPSTTKHFSPIKQSTTLTNKHRGNEVSSTPLLVHSLSIHQLAAQGEMVFLSVCMAVETVINLQDEEGFTPLMWAAAHGQIAVVEFLLQNGAEPNLLAKGRESALSLACSKGYTDIVKMLIDCGVDVNEYDWNGGAPVLYAVHGNHVPCVEILLESGADPTIESDSGFNAMDMAVAMGHRNVQQVMEAHLLKLLMGMRE from the exons ATGGACAAAGGTTTGGTACCCAGCAGGACCAGTTCGGTctcagaggagatggaggggatatGTGTGATGCCAGATATGAGTGGCATCAAGTCGGAGCACCCGGGTGGAAGTGCGGACAACACAGGTGCACAGAACGTGGCCATGGGGATCAAGTTCATTCTGCCCAACCGCTTCGATATGAACGTATGCTCAAGATTCGTCAAGTCACTCAACGAAGAGGACAGCAAAAACATCCAGGACCAGGTCAACTCCGATTTGGAGGTGGCTTCTGTTTTATTTAAAG CCGAGTGTAATATTCAGACGTCACCCTCACCGGGGATACAAGTGCGTCATGTTTATACCCCGTCCACCACCAAACACTTCTCTCCCATCAAACAGTCGACAACACTCACCAACAAGCACCGTGGTAACGAAgtgtcctccactcctcttctggTCCACT CTCTGTCCATTCACCAGCTAGCAGCACAGGGTGAAATGGTTTTCCTCA GTGTTTGTATGGCTGTAGAGACTGTGATTAACCTGCAGGATGAGGAAGGCTTCACCCCCCTGATGTGGGCTGCAGCACATGGACAGATTGCAGTCGTAGAATTCCTGCTTCAGAAT GGAGCGGAACCCAACCTGTTGGCTAAAGGCAGAGAGAGTGCTCTGTCTCTGGCATGCAGTAAGGGATATACAGACATCGTGAAGATGCTCATCGATTGTGGGGTGGACGTCAATGAATATGACTGG AACGGCGGGGCTCCCGTGCTCTATGCTGTCCATGGGAACCATGTACCCTGTGTGGAAATCCTCCTGG AAAGTGGAGCCGACCCCACCATTGAGTCCGACTCTGGCTTCAACGCTATGGATATGGCTGTGGCAATGGGCCATAGGAATG TTCAACAGGTGATGGAGGCCCATCTACTGAAGCTGCTGATGGGGATGCGAGAGTGA